The proteins below come from a single Tachypleus tridentatus isolate NWPU-2018 chromosome 13, ASM421037v1, whole genome shotgun sequence genomic window:
- the LOC143238010 gene encoding uncharacterized protein LOC143238010 isoform X1, producing MGNAHTASSSGHGFSPEAFKSLDESIEAWEARGRLPRVQPIRRTRSQFVKKTKTNREVNCQSSSELQRMSNYKKQDMIPEPDYSDTEEDKNKKVCQPLSRSTSNIQYSKDGLILPRKLCNPCLESSERKMLHRELLFNQKIGKNVLNQKTELQKVLEKFKDEQKKKNTEVEKQNNRTALEKKLEQQANKIKEYEDLNEEKPKKDESEFLKVHAKVRAHTLS from the exons ATGGGTAACGCTCACACTGCTAGTTCGAGCGGTCACGGCTTCTCCCCTGAAGCTTTCAAGTCCCTCGACGAAAGCATTGAAGCTTGGGAGGCACGAGGACGTTTGCCACGTGTTCAACCAATTCGAAGAACTCGGAGTCAGTTTGTAAAGAAGACAAAG ACAAATAGAGAGGTCAACTGCCAGTCCTCGTCCGAATTACAGAGGATGAGCAACTACAAGAAGCAAG ACATGATACCAGAACCTGACTACAGTGATACAGAGGAAGACAAGAATAAAAAGGTCTGCCAACCTTTGTCTAGAAGTACATCAAATATCCAATACAGTAAAGACGGTCTGATTTTACCTAGAAAACTTTGTAACCCTTGCCTAGAATCATCTGAGAGAAAGATGCTTCATAGAGAACTCCTCTTCAATCAGAAAAT AGGAAAGAATGTCCTAAACCAGAAAACAGAACTTCAGAAAGTCCTCGAAAAATTCAAAGatgagcaaaagaaaaaaaatacagaagtagaaaaacaaaacaaccgcACTGCCTTAGAAAAGAAACTAGAACAACAAGCTAATAAAATCAAAGAG TATGAAGATTTAAACGAAGAGAAACCAAAGAAGGATGAGTCCGAATTTCTAAAGGTTCATGCTAAAGTTCGTGCACATACTCTTTCATAG
- the LOC143238010 gene encoding protein FAM107B-like isoform X2, giving the protein MEVSFSNKTNREVNCQSSSELQRMSNYKKQDMIPEPDYSDTEEDKNKKVCQPLSRSTSNIQYSKDGLILPRKLCNPCLESSERKMLHRELLFNQKIGKNVLNQKTELQKVLEKFKDEQKKKNTEVEKQNNRTALEKKLEQQANKIKEYEDLNEEKPKKDESEFLKVHAKVRAHTLS; this is encoded by the exons ACAAATAGAGAGGTCAACTGCCAGTCCTCGTCCGAATTACAGAGGATGAGCAACTACAAGAAGCAAG ACATGATACCAGAACCTGACTACAGTGATACAGAGGAAGACAAGAATAAAAAGGTCTGCCAACCTTTGTCTAGAAGTACATCAAATATCCAATACAGTAAAGACGGTCTGATTTTACCTAGAAAACTTTGTAACCCTTGCCTAGAATCATCTGAGAGAAAGATGCTTCATAGAGAACTCCTCTTCAATCAGAAAAT AGGAAAGAATGTCCTAAACCAGAAAACAGAACTTCAGAAAGTCCTCGAAAAATTCAAAGatgagcaaaagaaaaaaaatacagaagtagaaaaacaaaacaaccgcACTGCCTTAGAAAAGAAACTAGAACAACAAGCTAATAAAATCAAAGAG TATGAAGATTTAAACGAAGAGAAACCAAAGAAGGATGAGTCCGAATTTCTAAAGGTTCATGCTAAAGTTCGTGCACATACTCTTTCATAG